From Triticum urartu cultivar G1812 chromosome 2, Tu2.1, whole genome shotgun sequence, a single genomic window includes:
- the LOC125533957 gene encoding vacuolar iron transporter homolog 5-like, with product MAVNNAKLAAVVDAENPAVMCGYVDNSESSIDFAGRANWLRAAVLGANDGLVSTASLMLGVSAVKPDARAMVVSGFAGLLAGACSMAIGEYVSVCSQRDVEIAELDQAGKRGGDDEKALPSPAHAAAASALAFSVGALLPLLAAGFIVGYNLRVAVVVVVATLALAAFGCVGAVLGRAPVARSCARVVVGGLAAMAVTFGFMRLFRASGV from the coding sequence ATGGCCGTGAACAACGCCAAGCTGGCCGCCGTGGTCGACGCCGAGAACCCGGCCGTGATGTGCGGCTACGTCGACAACTCCGAGTCGTCCATCGACTTTGCCGGGCGCGCCAACTGGCTGCGCGCGGCGGTGCTGGGCGCCAACGACGGGCTTGTCTCCACGGCCTCCCTCATGCTCGGCGTCAGCGCCGTCAAGCCCGACGCGCGGGCCATGGTCGTGTCCGGGTTCGCGGGACTACTGGCCGGGGCATGCAGCATGGCCATCGGAGAGTACGTGTCCGTCTGCTCCCAGCGCGACGTGGAGATCGCGGAGCTGGACCAGGCCGGAAAGCGAGGCGGCGACGACGAGAAGGCGCTGCCAAGCCCAGCACATGCCGCTGCGGCCTCAGCGCTGGCTTTCTCCGTCGGGGCGCTCCTACCGCTGCTGGCCGCCGGGTTCATCGTGGGCTACAACCTGCGGGTCGCCGTGGTGGTGGTCGTCGCGACGTTGGCGCTGGCCGCGTTCGGATGCGTGGGCGCCGTGCTGGGGCGGGCCCCCGTGGCGAGGTCGTGCGCGCGGGTGGTGGTGGGCGGGCTGGCCGCCATGGCCGTCACCTTTGGGTTCATGAGGCTCTTCCGAGCCAGCGGCGTATAA
- the LOC125533959 gene encoding probable xyloglucan endotransglucosylase/hydrolase protein 25: protein MALARERLLASLSALALMIAAWASPVAGGRPADQLQILWGQTKVLSDGNGDQTIALMLDHAMGSAFKSKTSYLFARIDVDIKLIPRNSAGTVTTIYMISEKDWKTHDEIDLEFLGNATGQPYTLHTNIFANGEGGREVQYRLWFDPTKDFHTYSIVWNTDEILILVDGVPIRQFKNHWDAGVPFPVYQPMRLFGCLWDADDWATQGGRVKTDWSQAPFVAYFRNYTASGCAPSAGGSWACGPDPSGSGGSSGWMDRARGGGRLDDDVKQQQQLREVQGKYMIYNYCTDEKRFPNGFPKECGLA from the exons ATGGCCTTGGCTAGGGAGCGCCTCCTAGCCAGCCTATCGGCTCTTGCGCTGATGATCGCCGCCTGGGCCTCTCCGGTTGCCGGTGGTCGCCCGGCGGACCAGCTGCAGATACTGTGGGGGCAAACGAAGGTGCTCAGCGACGGCAACGGCGACCAGACCATCGCGCTGATGCTGGACCACGCCATGGGGTCGGCTTTCAAGTCCAAGACCTCCTACCTCTTTGCCCGGATCGACGTGGACATCAAGCTCATCCCCAGGAACTCCGCCGGCACCGTCACCACCATATAT ATGATCTCGGAGAAGGACTGGAAGACCCACGACGAGATCGACCTCGAGTTCCTGGGCAACGCCACCGGCCAGCCCTACACCCTGCACACCAACATCTTCGCCAACGGCGAGGGCGGCAGGGAGGTGCAGTACCGCCTCTGGTTCGACCCCACCAAGGACTTCCACACCTACTCCATCGTCTGGAACACAGACGAGATCCT GATCCTGGTGGACGGCGTGCCGATCCGGCAATTCAAGAACCACTGGGACGCCGGGGTGCCCTTCCCGGTGTACCAGCCGATGCGGCTGTTCGGGTGCCTGTGGGACGCAGACGACTGGGCCACGCAGGGCGGGCGCGTCAAGACCGACTGGTCGCAGGCGCCGTTCGTCGCCTACTTCCGGAACTACACCGCCTCCGGGTGCGCCCCGAGCGCCGGCGGCTCGTGGGCTTGCGGCCCGGACCCCTCCGGCTCCGGCGGCAGCAGCGGCTGGATGGACCGGGCACGGGGAGGAGGGCGGCTGGACGACGACgtgaagcagcagcagcagctgagGGAGGTGCAGGGCAAGTACATGATCTACAACTACTGCACCGACGAAAAGAGGTTCCCCAATGGCTTCCCGAAGGAGTGTGGGCTCGCTTAG
- the LOC125533958 gene encoding vacuolar iron transporter homolog 5-like translates to MAVNNTKLAAVADAENPAVVCCDADDSESSIDFAGRANWLRAAVLGANDGLVSTASLMLGVSAVKPEARAMVVSGFAGLLAGAFSMAIGEYVSVCSQRDVEIAELDQAGKRGGDEEKALPSPAQAAAASALAFSVGALLPLLAAGFIVGYNLRVAVVVVVATLALAAFGCVGAVLGRAPVARSCARVVVGGLAAMAVTFGFMRLFRASGV, encoded by the coding sequence ATGGCCGTGAACAACACCAAGCTGGCTGCTGTGGCGGACGCCGAGAACCCGGCTGTGGTGTGCTGCGACGCCGACGACTCCGAGTCGTCCATCGACTTCGCCGGGCGCGCCAACTGGCTGCGCGCGGCGGTGCTGGGCGCCAACGACGGGCTGGTCTCCACGGCCTCCCTCATGCTCGGCGTCAGCGCCGTCAAGCCCGAGGCGCGGGCCATGGTCGTGTCCGGGTTCGCGGGACTACTGGCCGGGGCATTCAGCATGGCCATCGGAGAGTACGTGTCCGTCTGCTCCCAGCGCGACGTGGAGATCGCGGAGCTGGACCAGGCCGGAAAGCGTGGCGGCGACGAGGAGAAGGCACTGCCAAGCCCGGCACAGGCCGCCGCGGCCTCAGCGCTGGCTTTCTCCGTCGGGGCGCTCCTACCGCTGCTGGCCGCCGGGTTCATCGTGGGCTACAACCTGCGGGTCGCCGTGGTGGTCGTCGTGGCGACGTTGGCGCTGGCCGCGTTCGGATGCGTGGGCGCCGTGCTGGGGCGGGCCCCCGTGGCGAGGTCGTGCGCGCGGGTGGTGGTGGGCGGACTGGCCGCCATGGCCGTCACCTTTGGGTTCATGAGGCTCTTCCGAGCCAGCGGCGTATGA